TATTTAGAGACGTCGTATAGATCTTCAACTTTTAACTCACGATTCTTCATCAGCACTGCAACAGCCTTTGCGCTGTCCATGGGGCTGCCCCCACCGAGACCGATAATAAAATCAAACGAAGCTTCTTTATATTCGGATAGAACACTCCTTATCAAGCTGAAGGTCGGATTCTCTTCGACTTCATCGAAAATCTCATAGTCAGTACCAATCTGAGACAAAACTCTGAGTAAGTCGTCAAGGGAACCATTTTCCTTCGACGATCTTTTGCCGGTGAGAATTAAAGCTTTCTTACCAAGCGATTTCAAAACATCCTTATTTTGTTCAACACACTTTTCTCCAAAATAGATCTTCGTAGGCATGAAATAATACCACATATTGAAATACCTCCTCAGCTGAAAAGCCCTATCTGCCGACTCTTTTGAGTCAATTCATGAGCTAAGCGAGTTGGCTCAGGCAATCTGTGGCCCAAACAACATTTTAAGGTCAACTTTAAAGCAGAAAGGATATCACATTTGTGACCTGGAGACACGAACAAGGGTTTATTTCCAACTTTAGTTCTAACCACAGCACCGATCACCTCGTTTTTATCATACAGAAACGTGTAAGAACCTTGGACGTTCGGAGGTTCTATGAAACTCCCATAAAGGTGAGATTTTGCAACTCCTATGGTTGGTAAATCTATAAACAAACCCATATGGGACGCGATACCGAGTCTTCTAGGATGCGCTATACCTTGACCGTCGAACATCACAACATCTGGCGCCATCCTCAGTTGTTGCCATGCTTTCAAAAACACAGGACCTTCTCTGAAAGCTAGTAAACCAGGTACATACGGAAAAGTCACTTTTTCGCGCACAACTATTTGCTCAACAACTCTCATATTCATTAAATCTACAACTACAACGGCAGCAACACCAACATCCGCTTCTGGGAAAGCGAGATCAACTCCCGCAATGAACCTGACATCCCTCAGGGAAGTTAATTCTATCATCGATCTGAGTTGCTTTTGAATTTCAACCGCTTTCTCCGCAGATACATCCCATTCGTGGAGACTTCTGTAGTTCATACTCACCTCACCACTACAAAAGCATCTATGGGGAATTTCGGATAGATTCTATTCTTAGAAAGCTTATCGATCAGGTCAAAATAACTCCTCGATGTAGTAGAATCGTTCACAAACCTGAATTCAAACTCCTTATCTGGATAAACTTTTTTTAAGATGTTTTTCAGATCAGTTTGCTTATCAGACGATAGAAGAAAAACAATATCTTTGGTGTAGGTCAATCCCACATCTTCCCAAACCATGAGGATCGGTTGTACTTCAACCTTGCTCCAGAGGTTGGTTTGTTTCTCCAAAAAGGCGCGTGTTTTATCTGACGAGCCGTTGATCACAACCAATCGCAGGGCACCCGATCGCTGCATGGGACTCAAAGTTTTGAGGACTTGCTTATAAGATTCGATTTTCTTTTCATCTAGAACCACGTTACCACTGTTGTTTATGATGTAAGGAAAAGAAACAAACTCCATTGAAAATCCTTTCCTGAGCTTGGAAAACAGGTAAATCAATTCACCCCTTGAAACTTCAAAATCAATATTCTTTTGCAACCTCTGGAATATAGAAAGAAGTTTTTGAAAGCTCACAAGTCTCGCGTTAGCCATAAGTTTCGTCAACACCTCTTTTTGTCTCTCTATTCTGGCCAGATCACCCATCGAATCTTTCCTGTATCTTATGTAAGCGAGCAGTTCTTCACCCCTCATCTGGTAAATTCCAGGTTGAAAATCGATGTACAATTTTTGCACACTGTCGAAGTATTTCATAGGTTCCTTGACGTGTATTTCTACAGGACCAAGTTCGTCGCCAAGGTATTTGAACGCAGCGTAGTCTACGGTCACCGCTCCATTGAAATTTGTATCCAACATCTTCGATAAGGTTTGCTTCAAACCGGCAGTTCCAGATTTGGCATAGACGGAATTAATCTTATTGTTACCCAGAAGCAGATCTCGTGGCACGCTGCTGACCAGCACTTTCCTCTCGCGGTGATCCACCAGTACGATCATTATCACATCAGCTCGGCGTGTACTTTCTATTACAGCATCTACTCCGATCACTAAAAGTGAATACGGATTAGTTTCAGGCTCTTTGTAAAGGAAATATTTGAAAAGCCATCCAGAAAACAAAGTGAGAAATAGCAGTATGAAAAGACTAGTAACTAATGTCAAAATTGCCAATGTTCGTGCAAATGTCACTGGTTTCAAACCTTCCTCCAAAGTTCATTCTACCACATCGTAATACAACGAGCTGCTCAACAAGATCTCGATTTTCTCAAAAACAGTTCTTAATCGAGCCTTCTCAAGTAAAGATCAACAATTCACAATCGCGTTTCGCTGACAGTTTCATCAGAATATTAATAACGCACATCCACAATGTTCGTGTAAAATGTGCTTTGGGAGTCAGAAACATGAGATTCCTGTTTGAATCAATTGTTACACTTGGGCTGTTCGTCCTACTCTACATTCTAGTCAGAAAGCGTAAAGCCCAGCTGAAGGATATTGAAAACGTTGTTCGCTCAAAATTCAATAGAGAAGGCTGGTCTATTGTTTTCTCGTCGATCGAGAACGGTGCAAAGTTCACGTTGTACAATCGCAGGGAAAAGTTTGTGCTTGTAGTTTTCACAAAAAACTTCAATTTTGATATATTTAAACGCTCCGTAATTATAGCACTCTTGAACCGAGCAGAACGCATCGAAGTTTATCACTCGATGACAAATTCTCATGTGCGAAAAGCAGTAAATTACTTCAACAAGAACGGCAAACTCCACAAGACAAAGTTGATCGACTTTGAAGGGGAAATATCATGATGCTACGCCTTTTTATCTTTGTTCTTTTAATTGTTCTTCTTTCTATCATTCTGAATCGAAACGTACGAAAAAGAACAGTGAAAAGAAAAACTACTCCAAAAGATGGCCGAGAATTCGAGAGTTTTCTTTATGAGCTTTTCAAAAAAGCTGGTTATCAGGTACGTAAGACAGGATTCTCTCGTGATTTCGCTGCAGATCTTTTGATCGAAAATAGAGGCAAACTCGTAGTACTCCAAGCCAAGTATTATAACAAACCAATAGATAAAAGCGCTGTTGAAGAAGCTGTCGTAGCAGGAACAATTTATGGCACGAAGTATGTCGGTGTTGTCACGAACAACGAGATACCTGACCGTGTCAAAGATTTTGCAAGGCAATTCGAATCAAAAACGTTTGTAAGAAAAATCTATCTGATCGATGGAAAAGCTCTTGAGAGACTCAAGAGAGGCGAAAAAATCATTTGAGGAGGGAAGGTATGAGATATTTTAAAGAAATACCATTATGGAAAGATGTGAGTGAAAATGAATGGTACGATTGGAGATGGCAGCTTTCACACAGGATAATGGTTCTTGAGCAACTAGAAAGAGTTATAAACCTGACAGATCAGGAACGTGAAGGTATAAAACACTCTTTGAAATTTCTAAGAATGGCTATAACACCTTATTACGCGAGTCTCATGGATCCAGAGGACCCAAATTGTCCCATTAGAAAACAAGCTGTTCCAACAGTCAAAGAGTTGAACATAAGTGAAGAGGAAATGGTTGACCCCTTGCATGAAGATGTCGATTCTCCTGTCAGAGGTTTAACTCACCGTTATCCAGACAGGGTGCTCTTCCTTGTAACTGATCAATGTGCTATGTATTGCAGACACTGCACACGACGAAGATTCGCTGGAGAAACAGACGCACCACTTGCACGAGAATACATAGACGCCGCGATAGATTACATAAAGCAGAACAAAAAGATCAGAGATGTACTCATATCGGGCGGTGATCCATTGACGTTGTCAGATGAGAGACTGGAAGAAATCATTTCCAGACTGAGGTCCATAGAACACGTTGAGATCATCCGTATAGGTACGCGAGCACCGGTAGTCTTGCCAATGCGAATCACACAGTCGCTCGTTAGTATGCTCAGAAAGTACCATCCTATATGGTTAAACACCCACTTCAACCATCCAAAAGAATTCACTGCCGACTCAAGAAAAGCGTTGGCCATGCTGGCCGATTCAGGTATACCACTCGGTAATCAGACAGTGTTACTCAGGGGTATCAACGACTGCCCAAGAATCATGAAAGAACTCGTTCATGAACTTGTTAAGAATCGCGTCAGGCCTTATTACATATATCAATGTGATCTATCGAGAGGACTTTCACACTTTAGAACCAGTGTTGCAAAAGGAATAGAAATCATTGAATACTTGCGTGGCCATACCTCAGGTTTCGCAGTGCCAACTTACGTGATAGATGCGCCAGGCGGAGGGGGAAAAATCCCTGTTGGACCACAGTATCTCGTATCGATGGGAGAGGGAAAAGTCATCCTGAGAAATTATGAAGGAGGAATCTTCGCTTATAAAGAACCAAATGATTACAAAAGTCAATGCGAACCAGACGAAGATGTAGGAGGAATCGCTTCACTGCTCAGCGGAAAGGGCAAATATCTCTTACCACAACAGCTCGAAAGAACCAGGAGGATTCAGGAATGGAAAGAAAAGAAATCATCTACATCTTAGGTACTAAGAAAGGCGTTGGCAAAACTACCGTGTTGAATCACTTTCTTCGTCGCTGGAAAAATTGTTGTGTTGCGAGCATTGGATTGGATGGTGAAGAGAAGGACAATCTAACGAACGAACCAAAACCATGCGTTCATGTCACGAAATATCACCTCGTCTTGACAGGTGAAAGATTCCTGAACCTTTCAAAGTTCGAAGTGATAGATGTTTATTCCCACAATGCTATTGTAGGTCACATCATACTGGCACGCCCTTTAATTGAGACGACAGTGGTTCTCACAGGAGCAACCACTGCGATGATTCAACGAATCGTAGTTGAACAAAAATTTAGCAAAATCATCATAGATGGTGCATTCAACAGATTGATTCATGCAGGTGTGATAGACGGAGCAAAAATATTCTTAGTAGTCCACGGTGATGAGCTTGAAAGTATGAGGATTATCAAGAAAGTTCTCTTTGCTTCGAATCTACCTAGAGCCCCTCAGCATATCCTTGAAGTTTTTCACGAAAAAAGAGGCGTCTGGGCATTCACGAAAGATGGTAGTGTTACAAAAATCTCAGACTCTTGTTTGACTTTGAAGTATTTTAGTGAAAGCGGTTTTGAGTGGCTTTACATCTCAGGATTCGTTACGCAATCTATCTTAGAAATGAAAGATAAAATAAAAATATGCCTCGCTAATCCCATCGCCATTGCAGAAGTTCCGAGCAATTTTGATAACATATATACAGCGAACAGTATAAAGCTTGAGAGGATGTTCATCAACTCATCTGAGAATCGTGAATTGCTGAAATTTTTGAAGACATGGCTTGGAGATTCCATTGCTGAAGTTGATGATGTTTTTTCCGTCTGAGGAGGTGTTAATTCAGTGGCGAGGATAGCTGTGGACATGCAAGAACTATCCGAAAAGATTTCGATCGTATCGAAAGTGGTTCCCTCCAAAGTCATAAAACCAATTCTAGGTTGTGTCTTGTTTGACCTGAACGAAAAGGGTGTGTATCTCCTCGCTTCCGACTTAGAAACGAGTGTGAAAGCGAGACTCAACTGCGAGTATGAAGGACTTGGAAAATTCGCGGTAGACGCAAAAGTTCTCTATGAAGTTGTGAAAACACTACCGAACGATGTTGGAGCCACTCTTGAATTGACTCCTTCGAACCTTTCCATAGAGTGTGGAAAAAGCAAATTCAAACTTTCTGCAGTAGATCCAACCGATTTTCCAGAAGTATCGCTTGGTACCATTGGCGCAAGTTTTGAAATAGAAGCGAGTCTTCTCTACAACATGATTGAAAGAGTCATCTTCTGTGCTGCTGTGGACGAGTTTATGAGGAACCTCAACGGTGTTTATTGGGAGCTTGGCAATGGTTTTCTAAGACTTGTCTCATCTGATGGTTTCAGGTTGGCATTGGCTGAACAGAGATTACCAATCCGAAGCGAAATGGGATTCCTTTTATCCTTAAAGAGTATGAAGGAGCTCATGAATGTGACTCGAGGTTGTGGTGAGAAAAATCTTCGCTTCGAGTATGATGGAAAACGTGTTGGTATCATGGTTGCAGATGTAGAAACGGTGGTCAGAGTTGTTGAAGTAGAATTTCCAGATTACAAGAGAGTATTGCCAAAAGCGTTCAAAACAAAGGTCGTTGTTTCTACCAACGATTTGATAGAATCTCTGAGAAGGACCATGGTGATCGCCAAGAGAGGTAGCGAATCCATCAGAATTGAAGTCGTGGAGAACGTCTTGATTTTGAGCAGTAGAAGTCCAGACTATGGAGAGGTGAATGAAGAAATAGAAGTGCGGAAAGAAGGTGAAGATATCATCGCTGCGTTCAATCCTAAATTTTTGATCGAAGCTTTGCGACACATAGAAACCGAGGAAGTTGAAATGAACTTCATCGATAGTACGAGCCCTTTGCAGATGAACCCGCTTGACGTAGAAGGTTACCTTTACGTCGTGATGCCGATAAGGATTGTATGACACATGAGATTGATTTGTGAACGTGTAACAAAAAGGTTCGCAGGTACCACGGCTGTCAAAGATATCAACCTCGATGTAGAAGCAACTTGTATAGTTGTGATGGGGGCAAACGCAGCGGGGAAATCCACACTGCTGAAAATGATCGCCACAGTTTTGAGACCTGATGAGGGAAGATTGATTCTAAACGGTTTTGACATTGTGAAACATCCTCACCTCATTAGAAAGCGGTTGTCATATCTCCCAGAGGAGCCGGCGCTGATAGAAACGCTCTCCGCCCGTGAGAATCTCAAGTTTTTTGCAAAGATTAAAGGTGACAATGGTGAATTTTTAAATTTATCACGCATGCTGGGAGTAGATTTAGACGATCATAAACCTGCGAGAAATCTTTCAAAAGGAACTCGAAGGAAGCTTTCACTTTGTATCGCGCTTCTTGGTGAACCAGAAATCCTTGTACTGGATGAGCCAACGAGCGGACTTGACGAGGAAGCCAGAGCAGTCGTTTGGTCTAAGCTTAAGGAATTGAAAGAAAAAAATGTGGCGATGATCATCGCCACACATCAAATCGAAGAAGTCAAAGATTTAGCCGATGTACTTCTCATTTTAGATAAAGGTCATTTGATAAAAACAGTTCAACTAGGATCAGTTACCAGCAACATCCAGCTCTGAGACAATGACAGAAGGACCGTACCAATAACCTGATACGATTTCACAATCTGCACCTATACACTCAATGTTTTGAAGCAGCTTCAAGAAATTGCCAGAAACTGTGAACTGTTCTATCGGTTCAACAATCTTTCCATCAACCACTCTATAACCGTTAGCACCTAAAGAAAATTCTCCAGAGACGGGCCTAACTCCTGAATGTAAACCATCGAGCGCAGTTACTACCAATCCTTCCCCCAAGTTTTCGATCAATTCTTGATAGTTTGTTGAACCGACTTGCATCACGACGTTCAGAGGAACACATCTTTGGTTGAAAACGTTTCCAGTTGGCCTTATACCTTCTTTCTTTGCCGATCTTATTGAGTGGAAAAACGTGGTCAGAACACCGCGATCTATGAATTTTTTCTGCGTGGTTGGAACGCCTTCGTTATCGAATGAACGCTTCACTGGAAGTTGCTCAAAAAATGGATCTTCCAGGATTGTGAGGTTATCAGACGCGATCTTTTCTTGTAATTTTCCTTTTAAAGGTGAAAGACCCTTTTGTACAGCCTCAGCTGAGAAAATAGACATAAACGCGAGGAAAAGTTGCGCAAATACATCCCTTCGAAGCAAAAGTCGATACCTACCACTTTTAACGGTTTGAGCTCCAAGTTGAGAAACTGCTTCCAAGGCAGCTTCTTCAGCTATCTTGTCTACATCGAGTTCAATCGGACTTGAAGCATACCACGCACGAAAACCTCTTTTAGGTTTCTTCCCATCGGAGGCGACAAGATATACGAAAGCGGAACCAAATCCAAAGCTCTCCTCTAACTCTAAACCTTTCGTATTGAACAAAAGAATTTCATTCCTTTGATGACCATAGCCGCTCATGATAACGGTTTGCACTCTTTTATCGTAAGACATGGCTTTCTCTTCCATTCTTTTTGACAAATTTATCTTTTCCTTTACTGACAGATCTTCGAATGGATCTTCGTATCTGAAAGGTTCACGCTGTGGTTTCTCACCCCAGATGCTATCTTCATCGAGCGTGTCGGTGATCAAAAAGTTCTCGTAAGCACTGTTCACAAGGAATTCTGCAGAGCTTTCGTCCAGAATCTCCACTGTGGCAAAACAAGATTTTTTCTTTTTCACTGCTTTGAGAGTTGCTCGCTTCGATGAGGCATCGGTATAATTTTCTATTTTACCTTTACTCACAACAACTTCGAACTCCCTTTGATTCGAAACGACCACTTCACAATCATCAAAGCCTTTATCTTTAGCCAGTGAAAAAACTTTCTCTGCAAATTTTTTCTCGTTCATTTTCTTCGCCCCCCAACAATCAATTCTCTGACCCGAATGGTCGGCTGACCAACGTCGGCAGGTACCCCACCAGATATGGAACCGCATATTCCCTGACCACGAGCAAGATCATTTCCAACCATGTCTATGTTGTTGATGACCTCAATACCTTTGCCTATCAAAGTCGCGCCACGCACGGCTTTAGTGATCCTTCCCTTTTCGATGAGGTAACCTTCCATAACTGCAAAATTGAATTCTCCAGTAGCTGGATGGACAGACCCGCCACCCATACGCTTTGCGTAAAGTCCGTAGTCTGTGGCTGATATGATCTCTTCTGGCAAGTACTTACCAGCCATTATGAATGTGTTGCTCATCCTTGAGGTTGGAATGTATTTATAACTCTCCCTACGACCACAACCGTTGGGTTTTAGCCCCATTTTCTTGGAATGGAAAATATCGACCAAATAGTTTTTCAGCACACCATTTTCAATGAGCACATTGCGTTGTGTCGGTGTTCCTTCATCATCAATGTTACTTGATCCCCACGCGTTAGGTATAGTCCCGTCGTCGACAGCAGTGATACATTCGGCTGCAACCTTCTGACCAAGTTTGTCTGCAAAAACAGATGCCCCCTTTGCTACGGATGTGGCTTCCAATGCGTGCCCACAAGCTTCATGAAAAATAACTCCGCCGAACTCGTTTGCTATTACAACTGGCATCTTGCCTACGGGAGCATACTCAGCTCTAACCATCCTATCGGCTATTCTAGCTGCTTCCGCCCCAATGTCTTCAGGACTATGAAAGTTGAAAAACTCAAAACCCATAGAAGCACCAGGACCATAAAATCCCGACTCTTGCTCACCATCTTTCGTAGCAACCGCTGTGACCATGAGCCTTGTTTTGATTCGCCTATCATTTCCCACTATTCCCTCCGAATTTGCAATGAACACCTTTTGATCGTAGTCCCAGTATCGAACAACAACTTGCGTGATGAGACTAGAGTAGTTCTTTGCTCCTTCGTGCGCAAGTTTTAGAATTCTCGCTTTTTCTGTCTTCGAAATATCCAACGGATAAAAAATCACACGATTAAAATTCTTCACATCCAAGTTCTTCATATTTAAAGGCTTTTCAACAGGTTGACGCACTTCGAGAACTTCGATCAATCTATCAATCATGTTCAACAGCTGCTTCTCATTCGGATCGTTCGTATAAGCGTAAACTTGTTGATCATCCTTGAACAACCTGATACCTACACCAAAATTTCTTTCGCTAGTTGCTACGTCAATCTTTCCGTCAACCATGGTTATCTTCGTATCGAACCTGTCTTCGGCAAAAATTTCAACAAAATCTGCTCCCAATCTTAGGCCATAACCTATGACTCGTTCAACCAAACTTGCTTCTAACAAATTGCATCACCTCAGAACAAATTGTAGCATTTTAGGTTCGCAAAGCGTACATGTTCCTGTTTTATACTCTCTTCGGTGATGAAAACTGGAACTCGTTGCTTTATGTACATCGGGCCTTGAGGGTGCCGTTTGTAAAGAGATCAAAGAACTGGGTTTCAAGATAATCAAAGTAACAGCTGGACATGTTCATTTTTCCGCCGATTTGAGAGACATCCCGCGTATCAATGTTTGTCTATACAGCGCCGAACGAGTATTGATACTCCTTGCTGATTTCGAAGCCAGAAATTTCGATGAACTGTTTGAAGGGACTTTCAGTGCTAATTGGCAGGATTTCATACACGATCGAGGTACTCTAATCGTTGAAAAGGTCAAAGTTAGAAATTCCAAACTATCAGCCACGGGTGCCATAGCTTCGGTAGTCAAAAAAGCAATATATGAGAAGATACATTCCACTAAAGATCCAGATGGAATAAATTACCCTCTCTACGTGTACATAAAGAACGATAGAGTTTCAATACTCCTCGATACAACTGGACCAAACGCGCTGAGCAAAAGGGGCTATAGATTGAAGGTTTCCACCGCACCTTTAAGAGAAACTATAGCAGCTGGACTAATCATCGTTAGTGATTGGGATAGAGAAAAACTACTTGTAGATCCTTTTTGCGGTAGTGGAACGATATGCATAGAAGCAGCAAGAATGGCTTTAGATTTAATGAACACTAAGCGAGGATTTGCGTTTCAAACTTGGCCAATTTTTAAAGGTTCAACGACCTTTGATTCCACTGAACAAAAGAAGAAAAAAAGTGAGGTTGTTTCACTCGGTTTCGACAAAGATCCCCATGCCATAAAAATCGCCCGCGAAAATTCGTTGCGCGCAGAAGTTAATGATAACACAAAGTTTTTATGTAAACCTCTCGAGAAGCTGGGGAAATTCAAAAACGTACATGTGGTGACAAATCCTCCTTATGGTGTGAGAATTCGAAATAGCAAAGAGAATTTACACCTAACTCTCAAAAAGTTGTTCGATACATTTGAAAACTCGACAGTATGTTTAGCTAGTCCAGACGGTGAACTAGAAGAGTTATTTAAAACCAAAGCATCGAAAAAGCTGCGTTTTCAAAACAGTGGTATATGGACTTGGTTCTACATTTTTAACTCGAATTGAAAAAGGGCCCTTTTGGGCCCTTTTGTTCTCTTCTTAGAGGAAATTTAAGCCATTTTTTCTTCTTCCGCAGCACGAGGAGTTTCTTCAATTTGAATGTTGGCAAAGATTTCTAACCCAGTCCCAGCAGGTATGAGCTGACCAACTATGACGTTTTCTTTCAAACCTTGCAGATAGTCAACCCTACCCTCGATGGCTGCTTCAGTTAGAACTTGTGGCGTCTGCTGGAACGAAGCTGCGCTTAGCCAACCTTCTTGCTCCAGAGAAGCTTTGGTGATTCTCAACAATCTTCTTCTATACTTCATTGGCTCTTTAGGAGCGATTTGATAAACCGTAGGTCTACCATCCTCAATTACGACAATTTCCTTGATCCCAGCGTTGACAGATTTCTCAACAATTTCTTCCGTGACTTCCGCACCTTCAGGAGCAATTTGAACGATCTCATCGTTCACTTTTGCTACGACTCTCTTGGCTAGAATCTTCCCAACAACAGCACTCCTGTTGCTCTGTACGTGAGCATTAGATTTCAGTATCTCGTTGTTTATTCTCATAGCTTCAGCGAGTGGGAGCAGTTCTCCCGGCAAGAAATCTGTGTCACCTGGATCTACTACTTCGACTCTTCCGAGCATCTGCCTGATGATTATCTCAAAATGTTTATTGTGAATCTCAACTCCTTGTTCAACGTAAACCTTTTGAGTTTCTCTGAGCAAGTACATCGCTGTAGCTTCAACACCAAGTGTATCCATAAATTTTCTCAGTTTCACAGCACCTGTCGTGAGCATTTGGCCAGGTAGTACCTTCTGGCCTCTAGTGACATTTTCTTTGACTTTATCTGGTATTTCATATTCGTATATTTCCCCAGCGAGATCTTCAATATAGATCTTCTTCTTACCATCCACTTCTTTTATATCCCTCACGAAACCTGCGACTGAACTGAACACACCTTCAGGTTCTTTGAGTTTTTTCCTCGCCTCGAACAACTCTTCAGCTCTTGGCAATCCTTGTGTTATATCTGCGGCTGTCGCTATACCTCCAGTGTGGAACGTTCTCATCGTGAGCTGTGTTCCAGGTTCGCCGATCGATTGAGCTGCAATTATTCCAACTGCTTCACCAACGTTGACCACTTTGTGGTTAGACAGATCCATACCGTAGCACATTGCGCACACACCGCGTTCGGCTTCACAAGTCAATGGTGATCTCACGTAGATGTTTGGTCGCACTTTAACTGTTCTCACACCATTTTGTTCAAGTATAACAGCCGTTGTTTCATCTATTTCTTCTTGATAAACAAGTAGCTGCTTTTCACCCTTCTTGTCCCAGATTACCTCTTGAGATATAGTCCCAACGATGGGATAAATCTTTATCTTGATCTGCCTCTTACCAGCATTGCGAGCGTTGCGGATCAGATCCCAGCTGACTTCCGTACCAACTTCGTAAATCGTACCATCTTCAAGTTTGATCTCTTCATTCGTTACAGCGTAAGAAATTGGCAACTGCAAACTCTGAAGATCCAGAGTTTGTTCAATGCACACGGGGACAGACACAACATATTTAGATAGGAATTCAGCGTCCTCATCGGATAGTAAGCAATTTCTAGCATATTCTTTGTCAGTCTTTGGATTTCTCACCACTTCACCAGTCAGAGGATCCAAAACGTCTTTTGCCAGAACCCTGCCGAACAAAAAGTCTTTCAACTTTTGAACCGTCAAAGCGTCGCTCACAAGCTCCATTGCCTTAATTCCGTTTTCCGTCCCGCAATCAGTCATCGTTATGAACACACTCTGTGCGACGTCAACGAGTCTTCTCGTTAGATAACCAGCAGAAGATGTTCGAAGAGCAGTATCCGCAGCACCTTTTCTTGCGCCATGTGTTGATATGAAGAACTCAAGTGAATTCAAACCCTCCCGGAAATTCGAAATTATTGGTATTTCAATAGTTTTTCCGGAGGGATCAGCCATCAAACCTCTCATACCTGCCAACTGCT
This window of the Pseudothermotoga sp. genome carries:
- a CDS encoding RNA methyltransferase, with translation MRDIPRINVCLYSAERVLILLADFEARNFDELFEGTFSANWQDFIHDRGTLIVEKVKVRNSKLSATGAIASVVKKAIYEKIHSTKDPDGINYPLYVYIKNDRVSILLDTTGPNALSKRGYRLKVSTAPLRETIAAGLIIVSDWDREKLLVDPFCGSGTICIEAARMALDLMNTKRGFAFQTWPIFKGSTTFDSTEQKKKKSEVVSLGFDKDPHAIKIARENSLRAEVNDNTKFLCKPLEKLGKFKNVHVVTNPPYGVRIRNSKENLHLTLKKLFDTFENSTVCLASPDGELEELFKTKASKKLRFQNSGIWTWFYIFNSN